In Maniola hyperantus chromosome 13, iAphHyp1.2, whole genome shotgun sequence, one genomic interval encodes:
- the LOC117987763 gene encoding inositol monophosphatase 1, whose product MSDAIDEYFEAGLELVKSAGNLITEYTSGCKEYKLKSSDIDLVTEIDKKVEDTLIGGLSKKFPSHKFIGEESVAEGAKCVLTDEPTWIIDPIDGTLNFIHGYPSSCISLGLTINKEAVAGIIFNPIVNQLFTAKKGQGAFLNGKPIHVSQVKDMKNALVSFEVGTSRDEEKKKAVLENFKMIVDKSQGVRTVGSAALNMAMVALGGADAYFEFGIHAWDIAAGDIIVREAGGVCIDPAGGPFDILSRRVLCASSAELAQEMSTVLHQCYPERD is encoded by the coding sequence ATGTCTGACGCAATCGACGAATACTTCGAGGCTGGTTTGGAACTCGTGAAAAGTGCCGGAAACCTTATAACTGAGTATACTTCTGGCTGTAAGGAATACAAACTAAAGTCTTCCGATATTGATCTAGTCACGGAAATAGATAAAAAGGTAGAAGACACTTTAATTGGCGGACTTTCGAAGAAGTTTCCTTCACACAAGTTTATCGGCGAAGAATCGGTTGCTGAAGGTGCTAAATGTGTTTTAACTGACGAACCGACGTGGATAATCGACCCAATCGACGGCACGTTAAACTTCATTCATGGTTATCCCAGCAGTTGCATATCTCTCGGACTAACGATCAATAAGGAGGCTGTGGCAGGTATAATATTCAATCCTATTGTTAACCAACTGTTTACTGCCAAAAAAGGTCAAGGAGCATTCCTAAATGGCAAGCCCATCCATGTTTCTCAAGTTAAGGACATGAAAAATGCTCTTGTATCATTTGAAGTTGGAACAAGTAGGGATGAGGAGAAAAAGAAAGCTGTTTTAGAGAATTTTAAGATGATTGTTGATAAATCGCAGGGGGTAAGGACTGTTGGTTCTGCTGCTCTGAACATGGCTATGGTAGCTTTAGGAGGTGCGGATGCATATTTTGAGTTTGGTATCCATGCTTGGGACATTGCTGCAGGGGATATTATTGTTAGGGAAGCGGGTGGAGTCTGTATTGACCCTGCTGGTGGCCCATTTGACATTCTCTCTCGACGAGTCTTGTGTGCAAGCAGTGCTGAGCTGGCTCAGGAGATGTCTACTGTGCTACATCAATGTTATCCTGAGAGGGACTGA